The Benincasa hispida cultivar B227 chromosome 9, ASM972705v1, whole genome shotgun sequence genome has a segment encoding these proteins:
- the LOC120084890 gene encoding protein MAIN-LIKE 2-like — protein MLHGEYTITLQDVAIQFGLSINGRPLIGSLNYDWEQLCALLLGITMNDAVLKGGCLSLPWLADQFNNFAHLPDHADEEDLQRYAQAYILKLIGGLVFPDKSNSRVHLMYLPLLMDFDVVGTYSWGAGCLTWLYRQLCKSAVIDGKDIVGPLLLIQIWAWDQFPLLAPQRLHRYENNLGDIPLAVR, from the coding sequence ATGTTGCATGGAGAGTATACAATTACACTTCAAGATGTAGCCATCCAATTTGGACTCTCAATTAATGGAAGACCATTGATCGGGTCTCTAAATTATGACTGGGAACAACTTTGTGCCCTTCTTTTAGGCATAACCATGAATGACGCCGTTCTTAAAGGAGGTTGTCTAAGCCTGCCATGGTTAGCTGATCAATTTAACAACTTCGCCCATCTACCAGACCATGCAGATGAAGAGGACCTGCAACGATATGCTCAAGCATATATTCTCAAGTTGATTGGAGGATTGGTATTTCCCGACAAATCTAACAGCAGAGTGCACCTGATGTATCTTCCTCTCTTGATGGATTTTGATGTTGTCGGGACTTACAGTTGGGGCGCTGGCTGTCTTACATGGTTGTATAGGCAACTATGCAAGAGTGCAGTTATAGATGGAAAAGACATTGTAGGCCCACTTTTATTGATACAAATTTGGGCATGGGATCAATTTCCTCTTCTAGCGCCTCAACGACTCCATAGATACGAGAATAACTTAGGTGACATACCACTTGCAGTAAGGTAA